From Onychostoma macrolepis isolate SWU-2019 chromosome 05, ASM1243209v1, whole genome shotgun sequence:
AACATTATTCATGCTTGCTctcaatatatttttcaaaatacatgaattattattattttttagtttctcctgggaaagtatttttttaatctaatatcaAATTAAAAGATTTTAAGTAATtgaagtttgtttgtttgtttgtaaattaatattattaaatgcttGTCtacaattcatttaaatatttctgttttcaaaGCCATTGCTGATATGGCATtaaaatatagatagatagattttatttttccttttccttttattgcaataaatgttttccccgttcttttttgtttgttttttttaacgcaCGTTTCAAACTCCTCAAGCCATCTTGGCAGTGATGTTTTGTAACTGCATTCAAAAATCAGTTTAAcccatcaaattttcatttaaccTGTTGCATGTGGGAAAACACTTATAATATAAcacttataaaatataatatttaaaaatggctgCTGTAAGGCGATCAGCTGAtgtttctgtctctgtctgtagCGTAACTACAGTAGTCCTGGTTTATCTTCTGTGGAGCTGGAGGGTTTGTGGCCAGATCTGGACTACACTGTGACTTTGCGCTGCGGCTCTAAGCACAGTTTCTGGAAGTGGGGGGATGAGAGCGCCCCCTACAGGATCCACACTAAAATGGACCGTGAGTAGTTAAAATAACttacagaaaattaaataaatcaaaattagtCAGTCTACTTTGTCTGTTACTTCACCACATACAACAGCTTAGATATTTGcagtttaattttaaactgtGGCCTAGTGGTCAGTGCAAAAACTCAAATACACTAAGCTCATGTCTTTCATAGCTTGCTTTTCTACatcatttgttcttatttttatgtttattatatattagcGTTATGCAGATCTATAACAAAGTTTATTTTCAGGTCCTGATGCTCTTGATGTCTGGATCTGGATGGACAGCAGTAACACAAGACGTGTTTTTTGGAAAGTAAGAACAGCTTTACGTTTGCCGTCATGAAATCTGACTGATGCCATAAAACTGAGTAACATTGTGCCATGTGCCTCTTTTCATTCAGCCTCTGTCTTTGAGAAAAAGTCACGGTGCATTAATCGGCTACGAGGTTTCTCAGAACTCAGCGGAGGAAGACGGGTGGACACGGGTTTTTCTTCCTCCTGGGAACTTCAGCTATCCCATCATCCTTAACAACAGCAGTGACATCACCGTTGCCGTGGCAGCGCGAAACCCAGCTGGTCTCTCTCAGCCTTCCACTGTGACCACACCAGCATACAGAGCAGGTACAGGGAGCCATTTCATTCTTCAGCTGCTAGGCTATTAAATTCTTGTTTCGTGCATCGTATTTGAtggttttatatattatattttattatataaagttGAAAGATTTTATAaactttatataaatatatctagATGCTAATATACTTATAaccagttttaatgtatttattatacttacatacagtatatacaataatattaaaaaataataataattattattattattattattattaagaacccatttatttaaaaaaaatttcaccATGTATTTCACCATTTATCAgtagatttaatagaaaaaatgactaaaaataatccAAGAAGGGCCTTTTTAATGGCTatgtataaatgaaatataaataaactgtcTCTCTTACTTCGGCTTGCTCCCTTTATCAGGGGTCGCCACAGCGGAGTGATCCGCAAAACTGATTTGGCACTGATCATGTTTTACGCCGGATGCCCTTCCTGCCGCAACCCAGCCCTGAGAGTGCACTAACTCGTGCAACCCCAGTGCTGGGACACACTCACtcgaaatataaataaactaattaaactaaaataacttaatgaagttattaatatttttagtttataaagttttttttttagtggaaCTTTTGCACTAGTTGCTATATATTGCAGttaactgttttaatacattgaTGGCTGTAATATACAACAAGGCAGCTAATTCAGACTAGTGTTAAACTCCATGCGTTGTCTATGTGATCTTCTTTCCTGTAGATTCCCAGCTGTCTGTGTCTGAGCTGCTCGCCATAAATGGATCCTTTCACCTCTCCTGGCAGCCTAATGCCAATGCGAGCAGCGGGTACGCTGTGGAGTGGGTGCCGACCGGCTGCAGTGGACTGTGCCCCGTTGACTGGAAGAAAGTTCCAGAATCAGACAGCAGCTTCTCAGTGAACTCAGGTGAGtcttttaaattaacatattaaataaattaatttaattattttagtgaatacagtagggctgccccctaatagtCGACTAACCGTTAGtcgaccaaaattttattagtcgcagaaaaaaaaaaaaaaaaaaaaatccacattgaCGAAGTCACGCAGATCTTTAACGGCTGCTCTATATGATAGTACATCAGGCAAGACATCCAAATTTTCTCCtatcatcgacctcaaatatggcttatcatctgaaatatgtaagtagcagcaactttacatggcctctcaatctaatgttaacctagagaaatgtgcgTAATTCAAGTGTTTGTGCAGAGTGTTGAAGCCGAGTAGCGCACTCACTGCATGACGGATGAGATTAGAGAGTgaaaatgtctactttcaaataaaccaattcaaatggaaGACAAATATTCTccgattatgtaatccgtatgaaacatgCATACAAGTGCATCACTACTGCGGAGATGACGAGTCAGTGTCTCCGAGTTCATCTCTTAAACCAGGAACAAAGAAAGTACTAGACTAATTTAtcaatgaatttttaaaatgctaatGCAGCCTCCTTACTGTTTTTCTGTGACACATTCGTAATTATTACTTCTGCCGGTGTgctgtggcaagctttatgcgTGCGCTTTTTGCGTTTATTAGTCAATGAAGGCAATTAAAGgtgcattattatgatttaaatggttAATAAACATGCGTTTAATCAACTAATGCTTCAAATGAACGACTACTAGTCGaccagaaaaatctttagtcgAGGGCAGCCCTAGAATACAGTGACACttaaaagtatttggacacttaataCCTGAATGGCATTATTCATCATCTTCACTTCACTGTTATTGAATTGGCGGgtgttttgatgattttttttaatggtcagtTCTTGTGCTTTCTTTAAAATAAGTGGcagttgttttattattttgtcatcTGATGCAATggtattcatttttaaaatgtgtgacTTAAGTGTCCACATAATTTCTGGATTACTTTACACCGCAGATAGACGGATTTAGCATTTCTTCATGCTTTGATTGCATCACGACTGCATGTTTTCTCTGTGCGCTTCACTGATTATTAGTCTCTGTTGATTTCAGACTCTCTGGTGGCAGGAGTGAGGTACACCGTATCCGTGTACTCCCTCTCTACCGGCGCTCCTACGCTGCTGCAGAGATGGCAGGGATACTCGCAGGAAATGGGTAAGAGAACCTTTGCTGTTCACCGCTCATAAGGCACTTTCACACACAATTCCACAACATTTCTCTGCTTACAGGTCACTTGTCAACAGGacaaaaatattagcaaacCATTAAACTTGTTGCAGTGGCAAATGAATGGTAGCTTTCTGTAAAACACATGCCGTTGCTTATGTGAATAATATATTCATGCATTTACTGGAAAAGTTAATCCACCAATTTTATCCAATCATaaatttatgatttaaaaagtacaattgtgattttaattcccttttttttttttttttttaatccaggttttgtgtgcttgtttgtagggctgCATGATTTGAAACAAATAGTTTATAATTATATAGCAATATGATAAcagcagcaataataataatacttattacaataattatcaaattattattattaatagtaataactattattgctattattattattattattattgttgttattattactaccgaaatattaaacaaaataagaaatattactaaTGCCATATAGTTTATTGTACAGCCTGGCAAAACCACACTTGACATGTggatgaacaaaaaaaaaaaggacactATGAATGAAACAAACATCCGCATGATGGATGGTAAAGGAGAGCATTCACTGATGACAGTactattgttataattattattattattattattattattattattactactactactactatacTTTTACTATGCTAGTTACTAGTACTACtattaaatatttagatatttatagcTGAGGAGTGGGCATTTAATTTCAggcagcattttattttactcattaGTATGTACCCTGAGCATGCTTATACAGCATCTGCAATGTTTATTTTGTCAACTTATACACTATATACACTCACATATCAATGGCCTCAAAGCTGGCAGACAAAGCCACAaaagtcaattttgatttcatgatgTCAGATGACGTAAACCACTGCTGTTAATGGCACTCGTTGACTCGTAGTCTAGATTTTGTCTGTTGTTGACTGTTTTTATGTGAATCTATTCTTTGTGCATCTCTCTTTTGCTGGATCTTCTGTAGTTCCTTCACAGTCGGTTAGTGATCTGTCGGCCAATCAGACTGGCTCTGATGTGCTGCTGTCTTGGAAAGACACTGCAATGGAACACCAGAGAGGTTTCATCCGCGGATACACCGTCTACCTGGCAAATGCTGCACATCTGGATCTCATTGGTAAGCATATAACAGatatattgcaaaaaaaagtaattatgtaaatcttattttgtatatttaaataattatgtgtttgtgtttctagCTAATATCTCTGATCCTGAAGTGCAGTCGTACAGGGTGAAGGGTTTGTCTCTGAGCTTGTTTAAGTTCGTAGTGAAGGCCTACACCTCAGCTGGGGAGGATGCGGGGTCGACTGTGGCCATTAAAGTGGAGATGGACAGTaagaaattatgaaatttcttCAAATATTCTATCATCGTTCTGTAGCTGATTTGATATTGAAGTCAACGCCCGTTTATAGAtttcattctttttattttttattttaaatagaacaaCTAGTGTTGTTTCAGATTGTTTGATATTGCAGATAACAAATTggattatatagttatatataaacTTCTgcttttctgtgttcatccagCTGCCATCATGTTGTTTATTGGCATTCTTGTGCCGTTGGGAATCATGTTCTGCTGTCTCATCCTCGTCAGCATCTGCTGCTACAAGAAGAGAGAGTGGTAGGACTTTATTAATGTGCTTTAATAGCATTTCCATTAAGTTAAATAATTTCCAAAACCCACTAAATCAAATCAATTCAACCTAAGTGGCTTACAGTATGAGCTACAACAACAGACTATTGTTTCTGCCTTACTGATCAACACAAGccattgttattttaataatatatactaatatattgattattaaaatttaaatgagtttctattaatattttggtcattttaagttttagtaattttgttgtattttttttcctcggtagtttttttttttttttttttctttctttttttgtctttcaattttagttcagttttagtaattttagtacttcaacttttaTAATTAGGAATGttaccttggcaactaactgaaattaaataagtttttatcTTTTGCTGCTAGAAGAAGAGAGACTCTTGTGCTTTAATAGCATTTTTCcaagttaaataattttaaaaaatccactAAATCAAGTTATTTTGATGGAAATCTTTGATCGAAGCTTGAGATAGTATGTGTACTATAACTGTGTACTTACGTCAGtgatattttagtatcattaactTGATGTAgtgtttattaaaatttaagtttttatttttatattttgcattgtctattttattttaaagtgtttttgagTTTTAGGggtttttttgtctattttgtcagttttcattttagtaattttagtatttcaaaaactactactttttaaaattagaaatgttggcagctaactgaaattaattatttttttctctctacaGTACTTGTTTTACAACAGACTGTATTCTTTCAGTCTTACTGACACGGTGTTAtttttagtatcattaatatagcattttcatattttgaataattactttccattttaattttactaattttaatgtttttattagctttagtctatttagtttttattcatttttatttcagttttagttttattcattttagtacttcaatttaaactgaaaaaaatgaggttgaaataaaaagtgaaacttaaagtttttaatatttcatttaatttaatgttcatttcaattaaaataaattttaaaacattttgttttagttatacAACACATACAATGTAACAACACTGATGTAAATCGGTTATTGATGCCTTGCCTTGAtggttttgtttcatttatctAATTCCAGGGTAAAGAAAGCTTTCTATCCTGAAATCCCTGGACCTAAAGTATCTGGAGACTGGTCCTCCCCACGGGTAAAACCTTTCTTGAGTAGTGTTTGCTAAGACAGGAATCACTGTTACTATTGCTAACAGCTTAGTGCTACGAACATAAATGATTCCTCAAATTGCTTTGCTGTTGTTTGCGTTTAGGGTCCTCTGGATGTGAAGCCCTCTCCTCACAGTGTGGTCCACATTGTGGAGAGTCCGGGGTGGGATTTCACTAAGGAAGGTCTGTTCCCGGTcccagaggaagaggaggagtcTGAGAACGACAACATCGAGGTCGACACTGACTCGGATGAACCGGCCCTGCTGAGATACTACAACCAGGTGGTCGGTGATGGCTCACACAGTAACCACGTCTCAGACTCCTCCGGCTCCTCGACCGCCTCGGTGGGCTCCACGCAGACTGAAATCACCTACGCAGGCATCCAGAGCCCCACCTCCTCGCAGGGGGCGTGCGGTGGCGGAGGTTACAGGCCTCAAATGCAGTCTGTTGCAGCACCGGCCGAGCCCCAAATCGAATTTGGGGACGACTTCCAAGATGATGCATTGAATACAGGCTACAAACCCCAGTGTTCCTGGCAGATGGATTCTCCAGAGGCGGAAAACTTTAGCGGTTCGCTTGGCAGCCCTACGTCGGTCACATCATCCCAGTTCCTCATCCCAGAATCCTCTGAAGAGAAACCACAGCCTTCAAACACCTGGTTCCACAATTTTCTCTCTGGAAAATCTTGAGAACGCACtagcttttatttttcacattcgTTTGTGCCGTTCACCTTTAGGAGGATGTTTTCGGTTCATTTTAGGGTTTGTGCCCTTACTGGAAATCGCTCACATTTACGTAATCAACATCACTACTGTTTCTCAAGGATTTGTGATACTGACCAGACAGGTGAAGTACTACTGAAGAGCTAAAGTTGGTCATATCTACTCTCGCTCGCTCGGAGCAGTATGATGTTTTGCCTTAGGAACGTCACTTCTAGTCATACGATAGTGTTCGTGCCTCTTTCTTGCAGTGTTATTGGAGTGATCGCAGTAAATTTTCATTCTTACAGCATTATGTTGTGCGCAACATTTCACTGCTTTTTTTAGTCCTAATTTCTTcagcaggtttgcacacatTTCTCTGTCAGTAAAACATTAGCATTTGCATTTCAAAAGATCAAAACCAGTGCATTTAAGGCTTGTTCTCAAAGCTGCACTGCTTTcaggtgatttaaaaaaaattgtatgtagCTTCAAGCAACAACTTCTCGAGTCGCACGTTGAATAAGCTGACAGAACAAAAGGAAAATGGGAGAAACATTCATCTGATTTTTCTTAAACCGTTTGCCAGCTGTTGAAGTGTTTTCATGATCTTACATTATCAACTTTAATCTGTGTAAGATGCATGTAAACACACTGTTACTGTTAATCATGTGATGCAGTTAGCTAGTTGTGTGTATTTTTGATTTGTGTTTGACACTTAGTCAGCATAACCTGTAGAAAATTTACCTTTTCtgctagggctgcacgattttgggaataaaataattatattgcagtataatatttgtttcattttaattataaggATTATTACtaatgctactactactactactattaaaatattaagaaaataacaaatattactattgtaatatttcactgtaaaataaactaagaaaaataatatcatATTTTACAATTGTTACAGTACTAATATTTGTctaaatttcttaatttttttttttaaagttaaaccaTCAAGCTTTTCTTTTGGTGGAAAACCATTAAAGCTTCTGTTTTGTTGACAAGCAGCCTTTTCAATTTGATCATTTCAATTAATTTCCccgattaattgtgcagccctattCTCTAcaacatttttccaaaaaatcTCTGCTGTTGGTCTAAgactgattctttttttttttttttttttttgctttccaAAGGTCAGTGACATTTAATGAATTTGGCATTATCCATACAACATGTGAAGCACCTTTTAGTTTATTTCGCACCTGATGAATATGGGACTTAATACTCCCAGTATAAACTCAGCTATGTATCTAATCATAGATGCATCTGTCTAGGATGATGATATGTCTTGTGTCCAGAGATTGTTATGGTTTTAAAATGACCACAGTGCCTCGGGAgcttagttatttttttatttatcttttctcccccaccccaccccaaaGAACAGCACCTTCTTTCAGATCAGTTTCCTTGGATTATAGGCCCACATGGACCACAGGGTAAATTACTTTAACTGTCCTTACTGACGTCAGAAGAACCTGCTATTCCTTTAGACTGGACTTTATTAATCTAGCATATAGATATATGAGAGCTATGTATCTAATGTTACTGTGAAGGCCTTTTTTTCTGAGCACTGTGCATATCGCTAGTCCTCCAAAACCTTGTGCAGCAGTCAGAACAACAGATACATCACATCAGGACAACATGACGCTTGTCACTACAGTGAGAAGGAATGATGAAAGTCGACATGAAATCAAAAGCgaccctgtttattttcttaaagggatg
This genomic window contains:
- the lifra gene encoding LIF receptor subunit alpha a encodes the protein MQGWVTLALLLSLGVKRSLGQNGVGELPVPRGLTLNPDLPAQTLSLTWQSDSSLFDLEIFHTELMNVVLNETVAVKADAVTGLHSWTWHSPLPLECTSHSVRIRARNQQSVGQWSPLQTIPGSDIPEKSESYMFPQDKVVPVGSNMTFCCIVKEKEDFKDMIYRRQEMSATRLSRRTYAITVTNQPASGNTGTNVICSSQRSTLTGAVVFVGYPPGDEGLVCETRDLASAECSWKKGRDTHLRTKRSRTKYTLNGRDCLEANERKTWWCSSKVWEESWSLLARNPLETVQLTDSAQLTDRVHLLAPVNVTAVEVKAWSATLRWSWSVAAYKKLEMVCQLQLFAHELSSTRNYSSPGLSSVELEGLWPDLDYTVTLRCGSKHSFWKWGDESAPYRIHTKMDRPDALDVWIWMDSSNTRRVFWKPLSLRKSHGALIGYEVSQNSAEEDGWTRVFLPPGNFSYPIILNNSSDITVAVAARNPAGLSQPSTVTTPAYRADSQLSVSELLAINGSFHLSWQPNANASSGYAVEWVPTGCSGLCPVDWKKVPESDSSFSVNSDSLVAGVRYTVSVYSLSTGAPTLLQRWQGYSQEMVPSQSVSDLSANQTGSDVLLSWKDTAMEHQRGFIRGYTVYLANAAHLDLIANISDPEVQSYRVKGLSLSLFKFVVKAYTSAGEDAGSTVAIKVEMDTAIMLFIGILVPLGIMFCCLILVSICCYKKREWVKKAFYPEIPGPKVSGDWSSPRGPLDVKPSPHSVVHIVESPGWDFTKEGLFPVPEEEEESENDNIEVDTDSDEPALLRYYNQVVGDGSHSNHVSDSSGSSTASVGSTQTEITYAGIQSPTSSQGACGGGGYRPQMQSVAAPAEPQIEFGDDFQDDALNTGYKPQCSWQMDSPEAENFSGSLGSPTSVTSSQFLIPESSEEKPQPSNTWFHNFLSGKS